In Arsenicicoccus sp. oral taxon 190, the following are encoded in one genomic region:
- the istA gene encoding IS21 family transposase — translation MITVEDWAEIRRLHRAEGLSKAAIARHLGISRNTVAAALKSDRPPQYHRPPSGSLVDPFETQIRQLLAQYPTMPATVIAERIGWGHSMTILKDRIRILRPYFQPPDPTDRITYQPGELAQCDLWFPATPIPVGHGTERILPVLTMTCGYSRHTSAVMICSRKAGDILAGTWHILTQWGRVPRTLVWDREAAIGGTGKPSAEAAAFTGTLGVRLHLAPPRDPEFKGLVERRNGYLETSFLPGRVFTSPADFNTQVTDWLATHANQRRIRALGASPTERWTTDRAAMLDLPPLPPVVGLHHRVRLARDYYIRIDGNDYSADPRAIGRFVTATTTGDQVRILCDDALVGLHTRCWATGQTITDPAHQRIAHDLRHAYNQRARHTPTTRAHDDGHVVAIRALPDYDALFGVDFHTHQGAS, via the coding sequence GCCGCCATCGCCCGCCATCTGGGCATCTCCCGCAACACCGTCGCCGCCGCGCTCAAGTCCGACCGGCCACCCCAGTACCACCGCCCACCGTCCGGGTCGCTGGTCGACCCGTTCGAGACACAGATCCGCCAACTCCTCGCGCAGTACCCGACGATGCCCGCGACCGTGATCGCCGAACGCATCGGCTGGGGCCACTCCATGACCATCCTCAAGGACCGCATCCGCATCCTGCGCCCGTACTTCCAGCCACCAGACCCCACCGACCGGATCACCTACCAGCCCGGCGAACTCGCCCAGTGCGACCTGTGGTTCCCCGCCACACCCATCCCCGTCGGCCACGGCACCGAACGGATCCTGCCGGTGCTGACCATGACCTGCGGCTACTCCCGCCACACCAGCGCGGTGATGATCTGTTCCCGCAAGGCCGGCGACATCCTGGCCGGCACGTGGCACATCCTCACCCAGTGGGGGCGCGTCCCGCGAACGCTGGTGTGGGATCGGGAAGCCGCGATCGGCGGCACCGGCAAACCCTCGGCCGAGGCCGCCGCGTTCACCGGCACGCTGGGTGTCCGCCTCCACCTCGCCCCGCCCCGCGACCCGGAGTTCAAGGGCCTGGTCGAACGCCGCAACGGCTACCTCGAAACGTCCTTCCTGCCCGGCCGGGTCTTCACCAGCCCCGCCGACTTCAACACCCAGGTCACCGACTGGCTGGCCACCCACGCCAACCAGCGCCGTATCCGCGCCCTCGGGGCCAGCCCCACCGAACGCTGGACCACGGATCGGGCCGCGATGCTCGACCTGCCACCCTTGCCGCCCGTCGTGGGTCTGCACCACCGAGTCCGCCTCGCCCGCGACTACTACATCCGTATCGACGGCAACGACTACTCCGCGGACCCGCGCGCGATCGGCCGGTTCGTGACCGCGACCACCACCGGCGACCAGGTCCGGATCCTGTGTGACGACGCCCTGGTCGGGCTCCACACCCGCTGCTGGGCGACGGGCCAGACGATCACCGACCCCGCCCACCAGCGCATCGCCCACGACCTGCGCCACGCCTACAACCAGCGCGCCCGCCACACCCCGACCACCCGCGCCCACGACGACGGACACGTCGTCGCGATCCGCGCCCTGCCCGACTACGACGCCCTGTTCGGCGTCGACTTCCACACCCACCAAGGAGCCTCATGA
- the istB gene encoding IS21-like element helper ATPase IstB — translation MTSKTTAPNTQPTTTTGFTASTSQDGERIASQLAFLTRVLKMPTIAKTWSEIADQARDLGWSHEQYLAAVLERQAADREAAGTMMRIRTAHFPAMKTLEDFNYDHLPSLRRDLLAHLATSTYVSKAENVVLLGPPGIGKTHLAIGLGIKAAQNGHSVLFDTASAWISRLQTAHQAGQLDAELKKIKRYRLVIVDEVGYLPFDADAANLFFQLVASRYEQGSIIVTSNLPFGRWGETFSDDVIAAAMIDRLVHHAEVLALSGESYRTRARRELLTKDRNN, via the coding sequence ATGACCAGCAAGACCACCGCCCCGAACACCCAGCCCACCACCACCACGGGCTTCACAGCGTCTACCAGTCAGGACGGGGAACGGATCGCTTCCCAGCTCGCCTTCCTCACCCGCGTGCTCAAGATGCCCACCATCGCCAAGACCTGGTCCGAGATCGCCGACCAGGCCCGCGACCTGGGCTGGTCCCACGAGCAATACCTCGCCGCCGTCCTCGAACGCCAAGCCGCCGACCGGGAAGCCGCCGGCACCATGATGCGGATCCGCACCGCCCACTTCCCAGCCATGAAGACCCTCGAGGACTTCAACTACGACCACCTCCCGTCCCTACGCCGCGACCTGCTCGCCCACCTCGCCACCTCCACCTACGTGTCGAAGGCCGAGAACGTGGTCCTGCTCGGGCCGCCCGGCATCGGCAAGACCCACCTCGCGATCGGCCTGGGGATCAAGGCCGCGCAAAACGGCCACAGCGTCCTGTTCGACACCGCCAGCGCCTGGATCAGCCGACTCCAGACCGCCCATCAGGCAGGGCAACTCGACGCCGAACTCAAGAAGATCAAGCGGTACCGCCTGGTCATCGTCGACGAGGTCGGCTACCTGCCCTTCGACGCCGACGCAGCCAACCTGTTCTTCCAACTCGTCGCGTCCCGCTACGAACAAGGCTCCATCATCGTCACCAGCAACCTGCCCTTCGGCCGCTGGGGCGAAACCTTCTCCGACGACGTCATCGCCGCCGCCATGATCGACCGCCTCGTCCACCACGCCGAAGTCCTCGCCCTCTCAGGCGAGTCCTACCGCACCCGCGCCCGCCGAGAACTCCTCACCAAAGACCGCAACAACTAG
- the cmtR gene encoding Cd(II)/Pb(II)-sensing metalloregulatory transcriptional regulator CmtR: MLTIASRLDALNRIGRALADPTRARILLSLLDAPSYPAELAQSLDLTRSNVSNHLACLRDCGIVVAEMQGRKVRYNIADHHLRDALTSLVEVTLAVNDAAPCLDPACSDSACQEVR; this comes from the coding sequence ATGCTGACCATTGCTTCGCGTCTTGACGCCCTGAACCGAATCGGACGGGCCCTGGCTGACCCCACCAGAGCGCGCATCCTGTTGAGCCTGCTGGATGCGCCCTCGTATCCCGCCGAACTCGCCCAGAGTCTGGACCTGACCCGGTCGAACGTGTCGAACCATCTGGCCTGCCTGCGTGACTGCGGCATTGTCGTGGCCGAGATGCAGGGGCGCAAGGTCCGCTACAACATCGCCGATCATCACCTGCGCGACGCTCTCACTTCGCTGGTCGAGGTGACACTGGCCGTGAACGACGCCGCACCCTGTCTCGATCCGGCCTGCAGCGATAGCGCCTGCCAGGAGGTCCGCTGA
- a CDS encoding cadmium resistance transporter, translated as MIQAVGLFVATNIDDVIVLSLFFARGAGRAGTTRRIVVGQYLGFLGILGAALLTTWGASLALPESAIPYFGLIPLLLGLRAAWEAWQGEDDDELDDRKKVAPLTVAAVTFANGGDNIGVYVPVFLSVSPASILTYSAVFLLFVAVLVAIAKFVATRPGIDESLEKSEHILFPLVLIILGVVILVQGGAFGL; from the coding sequence ATGATCCAGGCCGTCGGCCTGTTCGTCGCGACCAACATCGACGACGTCATCGTGTTGTCGCTGTTCTTCGCTCGTGGCGCTGGCCGCGCAGGAACCACGCGACGCATCGTCGTGGGTCAGTACCTGGGATTCCTGGGCATCCTTGGCGCGGCTCTCCTGACTACTTGGGGCGCGAGCCTGGCCCTGCCGGAATCCGCCATCCCCTACTTCGGTCTGATCCCCCTGCTCTTGGGGCTTCGCGCCGCGTGGGAGGCATGGCAGGGCGAGGACGATGACGAGCTCGATGACCGCAAGAAGGTCGCGCCGTTGACCGTCGCGGCTGTGACCTTCGCCAATGGCGGGGACAACATCGGTGTCTACGTCCCCGTCTTCCTCAGTGTCAGTCCAGCCAGCATCCTGACCTACAGCGCAGTCTTCCTGCTGTTCGTCGCAGTCCTCGTGGCCATTGCGAAGTTCGTGGCCACCCGGCCGGGCATCGACGAGTCCCTCGAGAAGTCCGAACACATCCTGTTCCCACTCGTCCTGATCATCTTGGGCGTCGTGATCCTTGTCCAAGGAGGCGCTTTTGGCCTGTGA
- a CDS encoding AlbA family DNA-binding domain-containing protein, with the protein MTDAYLSPRTPRWSPTTEGDIESALRDGLLEETHFLDLKREIAPGRAANKELARDLAQFAIDGGTLLVGVAEVKDSLPQLEPQPLHGLSERVEQVARSLVDPPLAVTTAPIQGGKDAGMGYLVVQVAASGQAPHMVEGVYYGRGDKTRTRLSDEEVRRLHAGRAADVEPARHELARYVERDPIPADLRRQAHLFVVAVPLTPQPEMMLSETHSQDAHAQLYSLLTEGGRLPDGLGQSFAPNLSSSATFQRRSDGAAMTSGLDSGRVLVDRGTGRFNEDVFEVEVSEDGVIRLLTTRLSDEVRDGSQMLFPTMMPILVRQAVGIAAAVAHRVNDGRKVSRNRRLKTEQVRAPSD; encoded by the coding sequence GTGACTGACGCATACCTCAGCCCGCGGACACCACGGTGGTCGCCCACAACGGAGGGTGACATCGAATCGGCCTTGCGAGATGGGCTGCTCGAGGAAACGCACTTCCTCGATCTGAAGCGCGAGATCGCGCCAGGTCGAGCCGCCAACAAGGAGCTTGCTCGCGACCTCGCCCAGTTCGCTATCGACGGCGGCACGCTGCTTGTGGGCGTTGCGGAGGTCAAGGACTCCCTTCCCCAACTGGAACCCCAGCCGCTACACGGACTCAGCGAACGCGTGGAGCAGGTTGCTCGCTCACTGGTCGACCCGCCCCTCGCGGTCACAACAGCCCCGATTCAAGGCGGCAAGGACGCCGGCATGGGTTACCTCGTCGTGCAGGTTGCAGCTTCTGGGCAAGCCCCCCACATGGTCGAGGGCGTGTACTACGGCCGAGGCGACAAGACACGGACGCGGCTCTCGGACGAGGAGGTACGGCGCCTGCACGCAGGCAGAGCAGCAGACGTGGAGCCAGCGCGCCACGAACTGGCCAGATACGTCGAGCGGGACCCGATCCCGGCGGATCTTCGACGCCAAGCCCACCTGTTCGTCGTTGCGGTCCCGCTAACCCCCCAACCGGAGATGATGCTGTCCGAGACACACTCACAGGACGCGCACGCGCAGCTCTACTCTCTGTTGACCGAGGGCGGGAGACTTCCAGACGGTCTCGGCCAGTCGTTCGCACCCAACCTGTCCAGTTCCGCGACCTTTCAAAGACGCAGCGACGGCGCGGCGATGACCAGCGGGCTCGACAGCGGTCGGGTGTTGGTGGACCGAGGCACCGGTCGCTTCAACGAGGATGTCTTCGAGGTCGAGGTCTCCGAGGACGGCGTCATCCGGCTCCTCACAACCCGGCTCAGTGATGAGGTTCGTGACGGGAGCCAGATGCTGTTCCCGACCATGATGCCCATCCTGGTACGGCAAGCCGTCGGCATCGCAGCCGCCGTGGCTCACCGTGTCAACGACGGCCGAAAAGTGAGCAGGAATCGACGCCTGAAAACTGAGCAGGTCCGGGCGCCGTCCGACTGA
- a CDS encoding sensor histidine kinase, whose protein sequence is MTARQAPSRAWPRGLAGRLLAGQTIVLLAGALTAGLVATLVGPPIFHDHLLQSGHRENSPELAHIEMAYRDASLISVGGALLISLLAATAVSWFLTRRLRDPLNQITGAARELSRGHYGTRVPSMGAGTELETLADTFNDMAARLEGVEDTRRRMLSDLAHELRTPIATLSAYHEGLHDGVAQLGPESRTALAEQTGRLARLADDIDEVSTAEEGRLGLDRQDIPLTTLLWAAHEGMRDHYADKGVNLVVDTDAIAGLHVTVDRNRIGQVLTNLLSNALRHTPVGGTVTIVGGRADREATITVADNGEGLTTEQLAHAFERFYRGDSARTRDRTGSGIGLTISKAIVDAHGGSLTADSPGLGQGASFTITLGLA, encoded by the coding sequence ATGACCGCCAGACAAGCTCCGAGCCGGGCATGGCCACGAGGTCTGGCCGGTCGCCTTCTCGCAGGTCAGACGATCGTGCTGCTCGCCGGGGCCCTGACCGCCGGGCTGGTCGCCACCTTGGTGGGTCCCCCGATCTTCCACGATCACCTTCTTCAGTCCGGCCATCGAGAGAACTCGCCCGAGCTGGCCCACATCGAGATGGCCTACCGGGATGCCTCCCTCATCTCCGTGGGTGGCGCACTGCTGATCTCGCTACTGGCTGCGACCGCAGTCAGCTGGTTCCTCACCCGCCGCCTACGGGATCCGCTCAACCAGATCACTGGTGCTGCCCGAGAACTGTCCCGAGGTCACTACGGGACCCGGGTGCCGAGCATGGGGGCCGGCACCGAACTAGAGACCCTCGCCGACACGTTCAACGACATGGCCGCACGCCTGGAAGGGGTCGAGGACACCCGTCGGCGCATGCTGTCCGACCTGGCCCACGAGCTGCGGACACCGATCGCCACCCTCAGCGCCTACCACGAGGGACTGCACGACGGGGTGGCGCAACTTGGCCCCGAGTCCCGCACCGCACTGGCCGAGCAAACCGGCCGGCTGGCCCGCTTGGCCGACGACATCGACGAAGTCTCCACCGCAGAGGAGGGCCGCCTCGGACTCGACCGGCAAGACATCCCCTTGACCACACTGCTGTGGGCCGCCCACGAGGGCATGCGAGACCACTACGCCGACAAGGGCGTCAACCTCGTGGTCGACACGGACGCCATCGCGGGTCTGCACGTCACCGTCGACCGCAACCGCATCGGACAGGTTCTTACCAACCTCCTGTCCAACGCGCTCCGGCACACCCCTGTCGGGGGGACCGTGACCATTGTCGGCGGCCGGGCCGATCGGGAGGCGACCATCACCGTCGCGGACAACGGGGAGGGCTTGACCACAGAACAGCTCGCTCACGCCTTTGAACGCTTCTACCGAGGCGACTCTGCTCGGACCCGGGACCGCACCGGCTCCGGTATCGGTCTCACCATCAGCAAAGCCATCGTCGACGCCCATGGCGGCAGCCTGACCGCGGACAGCCCCGGTCTCGGGCAGGGCGCGTCGTTCACGATCACGCTGGGCCTGGCATGA
- a CDS encoding response regulator transcription factor, with translation MVAAYLSRAGYQTLVAHTGPEGLALVRESGPEVVILDLGLPGLDGIEVCRQIRTFSDCYVIVVTARKDEVDTLIGLSVGADDYVTKPFSVRELVARVQAVLRRPRAGSPAQTQSQPAWVFGALRVDSAGQQVHLHGEPVALTPTERDLLMVLAARPTMAFSRRQLIEEVWGGGWVGDEHLVDVHIAHLRKKLGDSPDSGQYIATVRGVGYRMGRG, from the coding sequence ATGGTCGCCGCCTACCTGTCCCGCGCCGGGTACCAGACCCTGGTCGCCCACACCGGTCCGGAGGGACTGGCGCTGGTCCGCGAGTCCGGACCGGAGGTCGTGATCCTCGACCTGGGGCTCCCCGGCCTGGACGGCATCGAGGTGTGTCGGCAGATCCGCACCTTCAGCGACTGCTACGTCATCGTCGTCACCGCCCGCAAGGACGAGGTCGACACCCTCATCGGGCTGTCGGTGGGGGCAGACGACTACGTCACCAAGCCCTTCAGCGTCCGTGAGCTCGTCGCGCGCGTCCAAGCCGTCCTGCGCCGCCCGCGGGCCGGCTCACCGGCACAGACCCAGAGTCAGCCCGCGTGGGTGTTCGGCGCGCTGCGGGTGGACTCGGCCGGTCAGCAGGTCCACCTGCACGGCGAACCGGTCGCCCTCACACCCACCGAACGTGACCTGTTGATGGTCCTGGCCGCGCGTCCGACCATGGCCTTCTCCCGTCGGCAGCTCATCGAGGAGGTCTGGGGGGGCGGCTGGGTCGGCGATGAGCACCTCGTCGACGTCCATATCGCCCACCTGCGCAAGAAGCTCGGGGACAGCCCGGACAGCGGCCAGTACATCGCGACGGTCCGGGGTGTCGGCTACCGGATGGGCCGAGGATGA
- a CDS encoding SHOCT domain-containing protein, producing the protein MMWGNGYGMTWWMWLAMGTGTLAFWVVIVLALRALLPGREKRDVTQRPDPLTLLKERLASGDVNPEEYEQRRRLIVDGH; encoded by the coding sequence ATGATGTGGGGAAACGGCTACGGCATGACGTGGTGGATGTGGCTGGCGATGGGAACCGGAACCTTGGCGTTCTGGGTCGTCATCGTCCTGGCCCTGCGGGCACTGCTCCCGGGTCGGGAAAAGAGGGACGTTACGCAGCGTCCTGACCCGTTGACCCTGCTCAAGGAGCGCCTGGCCAGCGGCGATGTCAACCCGGAGGAGTACGAGCAGCGGCGACGTCTGATCGTCGACGGTCACTGA
- a CDS encoding multicopper oxidase family protein, with the protein MSTHALTRRNLLLGGLGVAATATLTACTGARGTTGTPTRTIGAPAPVTPSAGQRVVEKALTAKPVTLDLGGRSVSTWAYGETVPGPLVRAKAGDLLRINLDNQLPADTTIHWHGIRLRNAADGVPGQTQDPIRPGSTYVYEFTAPDPGTYFFHPHVGVQLDRGLYAPMVIEDPNEPGNYDTEWTLVLDDWVDGTGTTPDEVLKKLIADGGPATGSMGGMGGMGGMDHGSMGGMGAGPWGDAGDVAYPLFLINGRPPNDPDVLTAKPGQRVRLRIISAASDTIFTVALGGHRLTVTHTDGHAVEPAEVDALYIGMGERYDAVVTLKDGAFPFVARPFGKTSGGQAMALVRTGSGTPPGADITPNELTGQILIGSQLQPAPSAKLPEREPDAQAQLTLNGSMKPYQWGINGATFGDNDPLTVKAGQRLRIHATNMTMMTHPLHLHGHTFALPSGLRKDTVLMAPMQSFAIDLDADNVGDWMIHCHNIYHAEAGLMIALNYTA; encoded by the coding sequence ATGAGCACTCACGCACTGACCCGCCGCAACCTCCTCCTGGGCGGCCTCGGGGTGGCAGCCACCGCGACCCTGACGGCCTGCACCGGCGCCCGCGGCACCACCGGCACCCCCACACGCACCATCGGGGCACCGGCCCCGGTCACACCATCGGCCGGGCAGAGGGTCGTCGAGAAGGCACTCACCGCCAAACCGGTGACCTTGGACCTGGGTGGCCGGTCGGTATCGACATGGGCCTACGGCGAGACCGTGCCCGGTCCCTTGGTGCGGGCCAAGGCAGGTGATCTCCTGCGAATCAACCTCGACAACCAGCTCCCGGCCGACACCACGATCCACTGGCACGGCATCCGGCTGCGCAACGCCGCCGACGGCGTGCCCGGACAGACCCAGGACCCCATCCGGCCCGGCTCCACGTACGTGTACGAGTTCACCGCTCCCGACCCCGGCACGTACTTCTTCCACCCTCACGTCGGAGTTCAACTCGACCGGGGGCTGTATGCCCCGATGGTCATCGAGGACCCCAACGAGCCCGGCAACTACGACACCGAATGGACTCTCGTGCTGGACGACTGGGTCGACGGCACCGGCACCACCCCGGACGAGGTCCTCAAGAAGCTCATCGCCGACGGCGGCCCCGCCACCGGCTCCATGGGGGGCATGGGTGGCATGGGTGGCATGGACCACGGCTCCATGGGCGGCATGGGAGCCGGCCCCTGGGGTGACGCCGGGGACGTCGCCTACCCCCTGTTCCTCATCAACGGGCGACCACCGAACGACCCGGATGTCCTGACCGCCAAACCCGGGCAACGGGTCCGGCTGCGGATCATCAGCGCCGCCTCCGACACCATCTTCACGGTCGCCCTCGGCGGGCACCGGCTCACCGTCACCCACACCGACGGGCACGCGGTCGAGCCGGCCGAGGTCGACGCCCTCTACATCGGCATGGGTGAACGCTACGACGCGGTCGTCACCCTCAAGGACGGGGCCTTCCCTTTCGTGGCCAGGCCGTTCGGCAAGACCAGCGGCGGCCAGGCCATGGCCCTGGTCCGCACCGGGAGCGGGACCCCTCCCGGTGCGGACATCACCCCGAACGAACTCACCGGACAGATTCTGATCGGCTCCCAGCTCCAGCCGGCCCCATCCGCGAAACTCCCCGAGCGCGAACCGGACGCCCAGGCCCAGCTCACCCTGAACGGCTCCATGAAGCCCTACCAGTGGGGCATCAACGGCGCCACGTTCGGCGACAACGACCCACTGACCGTCAAGGCCGGGCAGCGGCTGCGGATCCACGCCACCAACATGACGATGATGACCCACCCGCTGCACCTGCACGGTCACACCTTCGCCCTGCCGTCGGGGCTGCGGAAGGACACGGTGCTGATGGCGCCGATGCAGTCGTTCGCCATCGACCTGGACGCCGACAACGTCGGGGACTGGATGATCCACTGCCACAACATCTACCACGCCGAGGCCGGCCTGATGATCGCCCTCAACTACACCGCATGA
- a CDS encoding F510_1955 family glycosylhydrolase: protein MTSAPAAEQGSSTRQPTAQPPIAITHIHAVARHPRTGDLLLATHEGLFRQIDGQLRQTGPVIDLMSFAVASDGTFYASGHPGTETDLPQPVGLITSTDGGATWQVASRGGQSDFHALTVGAGTVTGFDGALRTTTDNTTWTQHTIPAPPRDLAAAPRTGTLLATTSRGLFTSTDNGTTWTTLSPPEVAVLAAWADDSTAVIVTTTGRLATSTDSGRTWTLHPKSIGAAEALHAQRSPDGQLEIIAVVGDTVIRTMDAGASTQILVQ from the coding sequence ATGACCAGCGCCCCCGCCGCGGAGCAGGGTTCGTCCACCCGGCAGCCGACAGCTCAGCCGCCGATCGCGATCACCCATATCCATGCGGTCGCCCGCCACCCGAGGACGGGAGACTTGCTGCTGGCCACCCACGAGGGCCTGTTCCGGCAGATCGACGGGCAACTGCGCCAGACCGGGCCAGTCATCGACCTGATGAGCTTCGCCGTCGCCTCCGACGGCACCTTCTACGCCTCTGGACACCCCGGAACCGAAACCGACCTGCCGCAACCCGTCGGTCTCATCACCTCCACCGACGGCGGCGCCACCTGGCAGGTCGCGTCACGCGGTGGACAGTCCGACTTCCACGCCCTGACCGTTGGTGCCGGCACGGTCACCGGCTTCGACGGTGCACTCCGCACCACCACCGACAACACCACCTGGACCCAGCACACCATCCCTGCGCCACCACGCGACCTGGCAGCCGCTCCCCGGACTGGCACCCTGCTCGCCACCACCAGCAGAGGCCTATTTACCAGCACCGACAACGGCACCACTTGGACCACGCTCTCACCGCCCGAGGTCGCCGTGCTGGCGGCCTGGGCCGACGACTCCACCGCCGTGATCGTCACCACCACCGGCCGCCTGGCCACAAGCACCGACTCAGGACGTACCTGGACCCTGCACCCCAAGAGCATCGGCGCAGCCGAGGCACTGCACGCCCAACGCAGCCCGGACGGGCAGCTCGAGATCATCGCCGTCGTCGGCGACACAGTGATCCGCACCATGGACGCCGGCGCCAGCACACAGATCCTCGTCCAGTAA
- a CDS encoding DUF305 domain-containing protein, producing the protein MPSLTSRAALLTAAGVLTAATLTACSNTTDSSMPGMDHSATPMTSSATAGSSADSKAGDVMFVQMMIPHHQQAIEMADMALSKTTASGKVKGLATDIKKAQDPEIATMRGWLTSWGASPSASGGMDHGSGMMSAADMNKLKAAQGADFDRMWITMMIDHHRGAVSMAEQVLATTQDPDVKKLADAIITAQKAEITTMQGLL; encoded by the coding sequence ATGCCCAGCCTCACCTCGCGCGCCGCGCTGCTCACAGCCGCCGGTGTCCTGACCGCCGCCACGCTCACTGCGTGCTCGAACACCACCGACAGCTCCATGCCTGGCATGGACCACAGCGCGACACCCATGACGAGTAGCGCCACCGCCGGCTCCTCCGCCGACTCCAAGGCCGGGGACGTCATGTTCGTCCAGATGATGATCCCGCACCACCAGCAGGCGATCGAGATGGCCGACATGGCCCTGTCGAAGACCACCGCCTCAGGGAAGGTCAAGGGGCTGGCCACCGACATCAAGAAGGCCCAGGACCCCGAGATCGCCACCATGCGCGGATGGCTGACGTCATGGGGAGCCTCGCCGTCGGCCAGCGGCGGGATGGATCACGGCAGCGGCATGATGAGCGCCGCCGACATGAACAAGCTCAAAGCCGCTCAGGGCGCGGACTTCGACCGGATGTGGATCACGATGATGATCGACCACCACCGAGGAGCGGTGTCGATGGCCGAGCAGGTCCTGGCCACCACCCAGGACCCGGACGTCAAGAAACTGGCCGACGCGATCATCACGGCTCAGAAGGCCGAGATCACCACCATGCAGGGCCTGCTCTGA